In Marisediminicola antarctica, one DNA window encodes the following:
- the lgt gene encoding prolipoprotein diacylglyceryl transferase, which translates to MFAPLSIPAPSPDWQVFNLGQWLRDIGLGFFPFDLNIHAYAICILLGIVVATALTSARLKRRGADPGVVLDIAIWAVPFGIVGGRIFHVLTHPDDYFYPGADLARTLYIWEGGMAIFGALILGALGAYLGCRQAGLRFWSFADALAPGLLLAQAFGRFGNYFNQELFGLPTDLPWGLEISSTNPAFPIGLAEGTLFHPTFLYEIIWNVAGAALLILIDRRLRVQWGKLIGLYFIWYGIGRSVFETIRIDPSEIFLGVRTNVWAAFAAILVGLVIIIVQTRRHPGIEPSPYLPGRGWSPNVAGVDSGERYSDSDDDGNGAAEDAGTPASKPATSGVGAKA; encoded by the coding sequence ATGTTCGCACCCCTGAGCATCCCCGCCCCCAGCCCCGACTGGCAGGTCTTCAACCTCGGCCAGTGGCTGCGCGACATCGGCCTCGGATTCTTCCCGTTCGACCTGAACATTCACGCCTACGCGATCTGCATCCTGCTCGGGATCGTCGTCGCCACCGCCCTCACGAGCGCGCGCCTCAAGCGGCGCGGCGCCGACCCAGGCGTGGTGCTCGACATCGCGATCTGGGCGGTGCCGTTCGGTATCGTCGGCGGCCGCATCTTCCATGTGCTCACCCACCCGGACGACTACTTCTACCCCGGAGCCGACCTCGCCCGCACCCTCTACATCTGGGAGGGCGGCATGGCGATCTTCGGGGCGCTCATCCTCGGCGCCCTCGGCGCCTACCTCGGCTGCCGCCAGGCGGGCCTGCGGTTCTGGAGCTTCGCGGATGCCCTCGCGCCCGGACTCCTGCTCGCGCAGGCGTTCGGCCGATTCGGCAACTACTTCAACCAGGAGCTCTTCGGCCTCCCGACCGACCTGCCCTGGGGCCTCGAGATCTCGTCGACGAACCCCGCCTTCCCGATCGGCCTCGCCGAGGGAACGCTGTTCCACCCGACGTTCCTCTACGAGATCATCTGGAACGTGGCCGGCGCGGCGCTCCTCATACTCATCGACCGCCGCCTGCGGGTGCAGTGGGGCAAGCTCATCGGGCTGTACTTCATCTGGTACGGCATCGGCCGCAGCGTCTTCGAGACGATCCGCATCGACCCGAGCGAAATCTTCCTCGGCGTGCGCACCAACGTCTGGGCCGCGTTCGCCGCGATCCTCGTCGGGCTCGTCATCATCATCGTTCAGACCCGCCGTCACCCCGGCATCGAGCCGAGCCCCTACCTGCCCGGACGCGGGTGGTCTCCCAACGTCGCTGGGGTAGACTCTGGTGAGAGGTATTCGGACTCCGACGACGATGGCAACGGTGCCGCGGAGGATGCCGGAACACCCGCCAGCAAACCTGCCACAAGCGGGGTCGGTGCGAAAGCATAG
- the trpA gene encoding tryptophan synthase subunit alpha: protein MNPAASPVERVIAARREAGSGALIGYLPAGFPDIPTSIEAAVALAENGVDIIELGLPYSDPVMDGPVIQAATQTALAQGFRLRDGFDVMAAITARVSTPVVFMSYWNPIAQYGVDRFAEDLVAAGGAGLITPDLIPDEANQWLAASERTGLDRIFLAAPSSTDTRLEQAVQASRGFVYAVSTMGITGARGDVDSAAKALVARLRSAGATSTCVGLGISSADQVREVLAYADGAIVGSALVKALSDGGVPAVAATAAALSAGTRPAVTGH from the coding sequence ATGAACCCGGCCGCGAGTCCGGTGGAACGCGTCATCGCCGCCCGCCGCGAAGCCGGCAGCGGCGCCCTGATCGGCTACCTGCCCGCCGGGTTCCCCGACATCCCGACGAGCATAGAGGCGGCAGTCGCCCTCGCCGAGAATGGCGTCGATATCATCGAGCTCGGCCTGCCGTACTCCGATCCCGTCATGGACGGACCGGTCATCCAGGCGGCGACCCAGACCGCACTCGCTCAGGGTTTCCGGCTGCGTGACGGCTTCGACGTGATGGCGGCGATCACCGCGCGCGTCTCCACTCCGGTCGTGTTCATGAGCTACTGGAACCCGATCGCGCAGTACGGCGTCGACCGTTTCGCGGAGGACCTCGTCGCAGCCGGCGGCGCCGGGCTCATCACCCCCGACCTCATCCCCGACGAGGCGAACCAGTGGCTCGCCGCCTCGGAGCGCACGGGCCTCGACCGCATCTTCCTCGCTGCCCCGTCGTCGACGGACACCCGGCTCGAGCAGGCGGTGCAGGCCAGCCGCGGCTTCGTCTACGCCGTCTCGACCATGGGCATCACCGGTGCGCGCGGCGACGTGGACTCCGCGGCCAAGGCGCTCGTCGCCCGGCTGCGGTCCGCCGGTGCCACCAGCACCTGCGTCGGCCTCGGAATCTCCAGCGCCGACCAGGTTCGCGAGGTTCTCGCGTACGCCGACGGCGCGATCGTCGGCTCCGCTCTCGTGAAGGCCCTGTCCGACGGCGGCGTACCGGCCGTCGCCGCCACCGCCGCGGCCCTGTCCGCCGGAACCAGGCCCGCAGTCACCGGCCACTGA